In the genome of Streptomyces racemochromogenes, one region contains:
- a CDS encoding acyl-CoA dehydrogenase family protein: MSAPKTPFAPTDPLGLDELLGPEDLAVRDTVRSWAADRVLPHIAQWYEDGELPQIRELARELGSIGALGMSLTGYGCASASAVQYGLACLELEAADSGIRSLVSVQGSLAMYAIWKYGSEEQKQRWLPGMAAGELIGCFALTEPDIGSDPAAMRTYAKRDGSDWVLNGRKMWITNGSVAAVAVVWAQTDEGIRGFAVPTDSAGFSAPEIKHKWSLRASVTSELVLDDVRLPADAVLPEVTGLKGPLGCLSHARYGIIWGSMGAARASFEAALDYARTREQFGRPIGGFQLTQAKLSDMALELHKGILLAHHLGRRMDAGTLRPEQISFGKLNNVREAIDICRTARTILGANGISLEYPVMRHATNLESVLTYEGTVEMHQLVLGKALTGLDAFR; encoded by the coding sequence TTGTCCGCGCCGAAGACCCCGTTCGCCCCCACCGACCCGCTCGGACTCGACGAGCTGCTCGGCCCCGAGGACCTCGCCGTCCGCGACACCGTCCGCTCCTGGGCCGCCGACCGGGTCCTGCCGCACATCGCCCAGTGGTACGAGGACGGCGAGCTCCCGCAGATCCGCGAGCTGGCCCGCGAGCTCGGCTCCATCGGCGCGCTCGGCATGTCCCTGACCGGCTACGGCTGCGCCAGCGCGAGCGCCGTCCAGTACGGCCTGGCCTGCCTGGAACTGGAGGCCGCCGACTCCGGGATCCGCTCGCTGGTCTCCGTCCAGGGCTCCCTCGCCATGTACGCGATCTGGAAGTACGGCTCGGAGGAGCAGAAGCAGCGGTGGCTGCCCGGCATGGCGGCCGGCGAGCTGATCGGCTGCTTCGCGCTGACCGAGCCCGACATCGGCTCCGACCCGGCCGCCATGCGCACGTACGCCAAGCGCGACGGCTCCGACTGGGTGCTGAACGGCCGCAAGATGTGGATCACCAACGGCTCGGTGGCCGCCGTGGCCGTCGTCTGGGCCCAGACGGACGAGGGGATCCGCGGCTTCGCCGTCCCCACGGACAGCGCGGGCTTCTCGGCGCCGGAGATCAAGCACAAGTGGTCGCTGCGCGCGTCGGTGACGAGCGAGCTGGTGCTGGACGACGTACGGCTGCCCGCGGACGCGGTGCTTCCGGAGGTCACGGGGCTCAAGGGTCCGCTGGGCTGCCTGAGCCACGCCCGGTACGGGATCATCTGGGGGTCGATGGGCGCGGCGCGCGCCAGCTTCGAGGCGGCGCTCGACTACGCGAGGACGCGGGAGCAGTTCGGCCGGCCGATCGGCGGCTTCCAGCTCACCCAGGCCAAGCTCTCGGACATGGCGCTGGAACTCCACAAGGGCATCCTGCTCGCCCACCACCTGGGCCGGCGCATGGACGCGGGCACCCTGCGGCCGGAGCAGATCAGCTTCGGCAAGCTCAACAACGTCCGCGAGGCCATCGACATCTGCCGCACCGCGCGGACCATCCTCGGGGCCAACGGGATCTCCCTGGAGTACCCCGTCATGCGGCACGCGACCAACCTGGAGTCGGTCCTCACCTACGAGGGCACCGTCGAGATGCACCAGCTGGTCCTGGGCAAGGCGCTCACCGGGCTCGACGCCTTCCGGTAG
- a CDS encoding cell division protein SepF: MGSVRKASAWLGLVEDSDDERYYDDDYAEAVERQQGSVSGPGDQWVTDPRVKVASDSAVERGRRIATVTPDGFRDARGIGELFREGVPVIVNLSSMDPTDAKRVVDFAAGLTFGLRGSIERVATRVFLLTPADTQIVSGEAGGRSRDFFNQS, encoded by the coding sequence ATGGGTTCGGTACGCAAGGCGAGTGCGTGGTTGGGTCTCGTAGAGGACAGCGACGACGAGCGGTACTACGACGACGACTACGCGGAGGCGGTGGAACGCCAGCAGGGCTCGGTCTCCGGCCCCGGCGACCAGTGGGTCACCGACCCCCGGGTGAAGGTGGCCTCGGATTCCGCGGTCGAGCGCGGGCGCCGCATCGCGACCGTGACCCCCGACGGCTTCCGCGACGCGCGCGGCATCGGCGAGCTGTTCCGCGAGGGCGTCCCGGTCATCGTGAACCTGTCGTCGATGGACCCCACCGACGCCAAGCGCGTCGTCGACTTCGCGGCCGGCCTGACCTTCGGGCTGCGCGGGTCGATCGAACGGGTGGCGACCAGGGTCTTCCTCCTGACCCCGGCCGACACCCAGATCGTCAGCGGTGAGGCGGGCGGCCGCTCCCGCGACTTCTTCAACCAGAGCTGA
- a CDS encoding DUF5685 family protein, whose amino-acid sequence MFGIVRPCAHRLGERFKTEWMAHLCGLCLALRGDHGQFARIVTNYDGLLVSVLTEAQAGPLPGARRTAGPCPLRGMRTAPVANGEGARLAAAVSLVLASAKVRDHVADRDGLLARAPIAAAARKVARGWDRAGARTGASLGFDTAVLVDAVDRQGGIESLAGPGTSVLVVTEPTETATAAAFAHTAVLAGRPGNGAALAEAGRYFGRLAHLLDAVEDQAADARTGAWNPLTATGTSLAEARRLCDDALHGIRLSLREVEFADAGLAHRLLVHELRTSVDRAFGSSSCGHTATNSAGQGYGQPPQGYGQQGYGQPPQGYAAGYGQGGPYAGGQANPYAPGGPGMPPPMGPGGPGGGGGGGFGGLPPQRPRRGLLAGCAVAIGLFCTCQLCCTEHEGPWSRQKRDPWCDACECCENCDSCSNCCDCCNCDGCCCDGCGCDC is encoded by the coding sequence TTGTTCGGCATCGTCAGACCTTGCGCGCACCGGCTGGGCGAGCGCTTCAAAACGGAGTGGATGGCCCATCTGTGCGGCCTCTGCCTGGCACTTCGCGGTGACCACGGACAGTTCGCCCGGATCGTCACCAATTACGACGGGCTGCTGGTCTCCGTCCTGACGGAGGCTCAGGCCGGTCCGCTGCCCGGCGCCCGGCGCACCGCAGGACCCTGCCCGCTGCGCGGCATGCGCACCGCTCCGGTCGCCAACGGCGAGGGCGCCCGGCTCGCCGCCGCCGTGTCGCTCGTGCTGGCCTCGGCGAAGGTGCGGGACCACGTGGCCGACCGGGACGGCCTGTTGGCCCGCGCGCCGATCGCCGCCGCCGCGCGCAAGGTGGCCCGGGGCTGGGACCGGGCCGGCGCCCGCACCGGCGCCTCGCTCGGCTTCGACACGGCGGTGCTCGTGGACGCCGTGGACCGCCAGGGCGGCATCGAGAGCCTGGCCGGCCCCGGCACCTCCGTGCTGGTGGTCACCGAGCCGACGGAGACCGCGACCGCGGCCGCCTTCGCGCATACCGCGGTCCTGGCGGGACGGCCAGGCAACGGCGCGGCCCTGGCCGAGGCCGGCCGGTACTTCGGGCGGCTCGCGCACCTGCTGGACGCCGTCGAGGACCAGGCCGCCGACGCGCGGACGGGCGCCTGGAACCCGCTCACCGCCACCGGCACCTCCCTCGCCGAGGCCCGCCGGCTGTGCGACGACGCGCTGCACGGGATACGGCTGTCCCTGCGCGAGGTGGAGTTCGCCGACGCGGGGCTCGCCCACCGGCTGCTGGTGCACGAGCTGCGCACCTCCGTGGACCGGGCGTTCGGCAGCTCCTCGTGCGGGCACACCGCGACGAACTCGGCGGGCCAGGGGTACGGGCAGCCTCCCCAGGGGTACGGGCAGCAGGGGTACGGGCAGCCCCCGCAGGGGTACGCGGCCGGGTACGGCCAGGGCGGTCCGTACGCCGGCGGCCAGGCGAACCCGTACGCCCCCGGCGGGCCCGGGATGCCGCCGCCGATGGGCCCGGGCGGCCCCGGCGGTGGCGGTGGCGGCGGATTCGGCGGGCTCCCCCCGCAGAGGCCGCGCCGCGGCCTGCTGGCCGGCTGCGCGGTGGCCATCGGCCTCTTCTGCACCTGCCAGCTCTGCTGCACGGAGCACGAGGGCCCCTGGTCCCGGCAGAAGCGCGACCCCTGGTGCGACGCCTGCGAGTGCTGCGAGAACTGCGACTCCTGCAGCAACTGCTGTGATTGCTGCAACTGCGACGGCTGCTGCTGCGACGGGTGCGGCTGCGACTGCTGA
- a CDS encoding DUF1684 domain-containing protein, whose translation MSDDAETKAWREWHEHRTATVSAPYGPLALTGTHWLADYPEGRLPAVPGHWRAHDGGVLLTARAEEGVELDGRPLIGEAALAADEGRPAHSRLAAGEVRLVVIRREGQWAVRVYDPAAPARRAFAGVEATPYDPALALPGHFRPYPERRTVEVENADGHARGLGLGGELTFVRAGVVHALQVAVDEADGSLWAVFADATSGGSSYRFRFLHPGTPAPDGSLTVDFNRAQLPPCAFADHFICPFPPPGNTLPFAVAAGERRLKGALAAGN comes from the coding sequence ATGAGCGACGACGCGGAAACCAAGGCCTGGCGGGAGTGGCACGAGCACCGGACGGCCACCGTCTCCGCCCCGTACGGACCCCTCGCCCTGACGGGCACGCACTGGCTCGCCGACTACCCGGAAGGTCGACTTCCGGCCGTTCCGGGGCACTGGCGCGCCCACGACGGCGGGGTCCTGCTGACGGCCCGCGCCGAGGAGGGCGTCGAGCTCGACGGGCGGCCCCTCATAGGGGAGGCCGCCCTCGCCGCGGACGAGGGCCGGCCCGCGCACTCCCGGCTCGCGGCCGGGGAGGTACGGCTCGTGGTGATCCGGCGTGAGGGGCAGTGGGCGGTCCGCGTCTACGACCCCGCCGCCCCGGCCCGGCGCGCCTTCGCCGGCGTCGAGGCCACCCCGTACGACCCCGCCCTCGCGCTGCCGGGGCACTTCCGCCCGTACCCCGAGCGCAGGACCGTCGAGGTGGAGAACGCCGACGGGCACGCCCGGGGCCTCGGCCTCGGCGGCGAGCTGACCTTCGTCCGCGCGGGCGTCGTGCACGCCCTCCAGGTGGCCGTGGACGAAGCCGACGGCAGCCTCTGGGCCGTCTTCGCGGACGCCACCAGCGGCGGCTCGAGCTACCGCTTCCGCTTCCTGCACCCCGGCACTCCCGCCCCGGACGGGTCCCTCACGGTCGACTTCAACCGGGCCCAACTCCCGCCCTGCGCCTTCGCCGACCACTTCATCTGCCCGTTCCCGCCGCCCGGGAACACCCTGCCCTTCGCGGTCGCCGCCGGCGAGCGACGGCTGAAAGGCGCCCTTGCCGCCGGTAACTGA
- a CDS encoding S1 family peptidase — protein MRTNSSTRLRLLALAAGLAATAALAAPTAATADDNGNGFSAARLAAAGASVLRADVAGTAWHTDPATGTLVVTADSTVTAADIARIRREAGPDAAALRVERTPGKLTKLLSGGDAIYASSWRCSLGFNVRSGSNYYILTAGHCTEGAGTWWSNSSHTTVVGSTAGSSFPTNDYGLIKYASNSPVPPGTVGSQDITSAVNATTGMSVTRRGSTTGIHSGSVTGLNATVNYGGGDVVYGMIRTNVCAEPGDSGGPLYSGSRAVGLTSGGSGNCSSGGTTFFQPVVEALNAYGVSVY, from the coding sequence GTGAGGACCAACAGCAGTACCCGCCTCCGCCTGCTCGCGCTGGCCGCAGGCCTGGCCGCGACGGCGGCCCTCGCAGCCCCCACCGCCGCCACCGCGGACGACAACGGCAACGGCTTCAGCGCAGCCCGCCTCGCCGCCGCCGGAGCCTCCGTCCTGCGCGCCGACGTCGCCGGCACCGCATGGCACACCGACCCCGCCACCGGCACCCTCGTCGTCACCGCCGACTCCACCGTCACCGCCGCCGACATCGCCAGAATCCGCCGCGAGGCCGGCCCCGACGCGGCCGCGCTCCGCGTCGAACGCACCCCCGGCAAGCTGACCAAGCTGCTCTCCGGCGGCGACGCCATCTACGCCAGCAGCTGGCGCTGTTCGCTCGGCTTCAACGTCCGCAGCGGCAGCAACTACTACATCCTCACCGCCGGCCACTGCACCGAGGGCGCCGGCACCTGGTGGAGCAACTCCTCCCACACCACCGTCGTCGGCAGCACCGCCGGATCCAGCTTCCCCACCAACGACTACGGGCTCATCAAGTACGCCAGCAACAGCCCGGTCCCGCCCGGCACCGTCGGCAGCCAGGACATCACCAGCGCCGTCAACGCCACCACCGGCATGTCCGTCACCCGGCGCGGCTCCACCACCGGCATCCACAGCGGCTCCGTCACCGGCCTCAACGCCACCGTGAACTACGGCGGCGGCGACGTCGTCTACGGGATGATCAGGACCAACGTCTGCGCCGAACCCGGCGACAGCGGCGGCCCCCTCTACTCCGGCAGCCGCGCCGTCGGCCTCACCTCCGGCGGCAGCGGCAACTGCTCCTCCGGCGGGACCACCTTCTTCCAGCCCGTCGTGGAGGCCCTGAACGCCTACGGCGTCAGCGTCTACTGA
- a CDS encoding DUF4231 domain-containing protein has product MTFRNEDLPVLFHHTDQAAVSRQRESTHATRAQLLLLVAAAGAAALPAGPAVGGLHVFAAVSALAYAGVLAVGVRAGSRRARPQWQLNRSAAEFIKSLAWRYAVHGAPFGSEAAGPEEVYRARLEKGLDELRKMGWEDPRAAGLVPQGAEITGAMRRLRGLDYQVRRETYVRDRLIEQRNWYRRRTEGSRRATALWSWTIVLLTCLALLLAVLGAFGSGPGAGPAGLLSAAAAAGIAWNEVRRHHPLIEAHTLIEQDLAAMMVVMQTTITESQWPSAVYETERYVSPQHTDWLARHSS; this is encoded by the coding sequence ATGACCTTTCGCAACGAGGACCTGCCGGTCCTCTTCCACCACACCGATCAGGCGGCGGTCTCCCGGCAGCGGGAGTCGACGCACGCCACGCGCGCGCAGCTGCTGCTGCTGGTCGCGGCCGCGGGGGCCGCGGCCCTGCCGGCCGGGCCGGCGGTGGGCGGGCTGCACGTGTTCGCGGCGGTGAGCGCGCTCGCGTACGCGGGGGTGCTGGCCGTGGGCGTACGGGCGGGCAGTCGGCGGGCCCGTCCGCAGTGGCAGCTCAACCGCAGCGCGGCCGAGTTCATCAAGTCCCTGGCGTGGCGGTACGCCGTGCACGGGGCGCCGTTCGGGTCCGAGGCCGCCGGGCCGGAGGAGGTGTACCGGGCGCGGCTGGAGAAGGGGCTGGACGAGCTGCGCAAGATGGGCTGGGAGGATCCGCGGGCGGCGGGGCTGGTGCCGCAGGGTGCCGAGATCACCGGTGCGATGCGGCGGCTGCGCGGGCTGGACTACCAGGTGCGCAGGGAGACCTACGTCCGGGACCGGCTGATCGAGCAGCGCAACTGGTACCGGCGCAGGACGGAGGGGTCGCGGCGGGCGACGGCGCTGTGGTCGTGGACGATCGTGCTGCTGACGTGTCTGGCGCTGCTGCTGGCGGTGCTGGGCGCCTTCGGCTCGGGGCCCGGGGCGGGGCCGGCGGGGTTGCTGAGTGCGGCCGCGGCGGCGGGGATCGCCTGGAACGAGGTGCGCCGCCACCATCCGCTGATCGAGGCGCACACGCTGATCGAGCAGGACCTGGCGGCGATGATGGTGGTGATGCAGACGACCATCACGGAGTCGCAGTGGCCGTCCGCCGTGTACGAGACGGAGCGGTACGTGTCGCCGCAGCACACGGACTGGCTGGCGCGGCACAGCAGTTGA
- the fxsT gene encoding FxSxx-COOH system tetratricopeptide repeat protein: MTASRDSRDGRIVTFYSYKGGTGRTMALANTAWILAANGKRVLAVDWDLEAPGLHRFFHPFLDPSTLGATTGVIDLISEYAWAATSPVQRAADWHKEYARIQPHAVSLTPETHGWEFPDGGTLDFVSAGRQNREYSATVSTFDWDNFYDRLGGGLFFDALRADMKANYDYVLIDSRTGLSDIADICTVHLPDVLVDCFTLSDQSIDGAASVARQIDERFNDRGIKIYPVPMRIDEGEKEKADAGRALARLKFDRFPNGLVGDELTSYWGAVEIPYRPYYAYEETLATFGDEAGLTNSLLSAFERLTTVVTGGEITSMPVIGEEVRLRIRDAFTRRRPALPADLFLSYVAENRMWADWIESVLTRAGFRVVPKDVSAERAPDAAAGDTLGGTGLSVDTAARTVVLLSSAYLKSARAVDVWNRAAAEDPTGGRRHLIPLRVGDVRLATPYIDRNPVDLFRLDEVHATAALLRAVERPMALPDTVSSASHPGPRFPGTVPKIWNAPPRNPGFTGRSIVLERMRDQLGGGMAVVLPQPQTLYGLGGVGKTQVAQEYVHRFMADYDLVWWISSEQPDDVRASLAELAVRLGAQAGEDIEAASKEAIDLLRRGVPTSRWLLVFDNADDPETLKRFFPPGGPGHVLVTSRNQSWSQYGDALPVDVFLREESIEHLQRRAPGLSKEDAEQVAVAVGDLPLAVEQAGAWISETATPVSVYLEQLAEQTARVLSLNQPEGYPQPVAATWNVSIERLQSRSPAAVRLLQLCAFFAPEPISANLLYSKEMIDALKPYDPSLQEKLVLGRVIREIGRFAMAKVDQVGNSIQVHRLVQAVIRAQLSQEEQLEARHAVHRILAGARPDDDEPIDNPETWPRFNTIWPHLNPSEARFCSEPETRRLLIDRVRYLWKRGDFKAAYALGEELREAWREMLGSDDLQYLYLRFHLSNILRSRGRFVEAKELDEVTLERQRAALGPSHPHTYMTTSGLAMDLGALGQYGKAMELATAAHEGFGQIFHEAHPRTLAAANNLALNLRMVGQYARAREIDQEVFDRRTEVLGPDHPYTLSSAQNLARDLREVGRYEDSVQLLSRTYEIYKRTLGRAFPGTLSAAKNLAVSLRRAGELENALRLTTATRNRYRAKYTSVNPDLLACELNLASDLFATGDPGAARDLAQEVVDEYMKVPGEKHPYTLAAVNNLAVFHWGTGAAETAEPLLRQTIRSMREVLGDDHPHTIFAHLNLANARADLGDPDGALELERIAVVRLREALGAHHPETLASASNMAVSLDMVGRKEEAARVRAEAVSELTRLLGEDHGLTRYARDERRVHRDLEPLAV; encoded by the coding sequence ATGACAGCCAGTCGTGACAGCCGAGACGGACGCATCGTCACCTTCTACTCGTACAAGGGCGGCACCGGCCGCACGATGGCCCTCGCCAACACCGCCTGGATCCTCGCCGCCAACGGCAAACGGGTCCTCGCCGTGGACTGGGACCTGGAGGCCCCGGGCCTGCACCGCTTCTTCCACCCCTTCCTGGACCCCTCCACCCTGGGGGCCACCACCGGCGTCATCGACCTGATCAGCGAGTACGCCTGGGCCGCCACCAGCCCCGTGCAGCGCGCCGCCGACTGGCACAAGGAGTACGCGCGGATCCAGCCGCACGCCGTCTCCCTCACCCCGGAGACCCACGGCTGGGAGTTCCCGGACGGCGGCACCCTCGACTTCGTCTCGGCGGGCCGGCAGAACCGCGAGTACTCGGCGACCGTGTCCACCTTCGACTGGGACAACTTCTACGACCGGCTCGGGGGCGGCCTCTTCTTCGACGCCCTGCGCGCCGACATGAAGGCCAACTACGACTACGTCCTGATCGACAGCCGCACCGGCCTGTCCGACATCGCCGACATCTGCACCGTCCACCTCCCCGACGTCCTGGTGGACTGCTTCACCCTGTCCGACCAGTCCATCGACGGCGCCGCCTCGGTGGCCCGGCAGATCGACGAGCGGTTCAACGACCGCGGCATCAAGATCTACCCGGTGCCCATGCGCATCGACGAGGGCGAGAAGGAGAAGGCGGACGCCGGCCGCGCCCTGGCCCGCCTGAAGTTCGACCGCTTCCCCAACGGCCTCGTCGGGGACGAGCTGACCTCCTACTGGGGCGCGGTGGAGATCCCGTACCGCCCCTACTACGCCTACGAGGAGACGCTGGCCACCTTCGGCGACGAGGCCGGGCTGACCAACTCCCTGCTCTCCGCCTTCGAACGGCTCACCACGGTGGTCACCGGCGGCGAGATCACCTCGATGCCGGTGATCGGCGAGGAGGTGCGGCTGCGGATCCGCGACGCCTTCACCCGCCGCCGCCCGGCACTGCCCGCCGACCTGTTCCTCTCCTACGTCGCCGAGAACCGGATGTGGGCCGACTGGATCGAGTCGGTGCTCACGCGGGCCGGGTTCCGGGTGGTCCCCAAGGACGTGTCCGCCGAGCGCGCGCCCGACGCCGCTGCCGGCGACACCCTGGGCGGGACGGGGCTCAGCGTGGACACCGCCGCCCGGACCGTGGTGCTGCTCTCCAGCGCCTACCTCAAGTCGGCCCGGGCGGTGGACGTGTGGAACCGGGCCGCCGCCGAGGACCCGACCGGAGGCCGGCGCCACCTGATACCGCTGCGGGTGGGCGACGTACGCCTGGCCACGCCCTACATCGACCGGAACCCGGTGGACCTGTTCCGGCTCGACGAGGTGCACGCGACCGCCGCCCTGCTGCGCGCGGTGGAGCGGCCCATGGCGCTGCCGGACACCGTGTCCAGCGCCTCGCACCCCGGCCCCCGCTTCCCGGGCACGGTCCCGAAGATCTGGAACGCGCCGCCCCGCAACCCCGGCTTCACCGGCCGCTCCATCGTGCTGGAGCGGATGCGCGACCAGCTCGGCGGCGGCATGGCCGTGGTGCTGCCGCAGCCGCAGACCCTGTACGGGCTCGGCGGCGTGGGCAAGACCCAGGTGGCGCAGGAGTACGTGCACCGTTTCATGGCCGACTACGACCTGGTGTGGTGGATCTCCTCGGAGCAGCCCGACGACGTGCGCGCCTCCCTCGCGGAGCTGGCCGTACGGCTGGGCGCGCAGGCCGGCGAGGACATCGAGGCCGCCTCCAAGGAGGCGATCGACCTGCTGCGGCGCGGGGTGCCGACCTCGCGCTGGCTACTGGTGTTCGACAACGCCGACGATCCCGAGACGCTGAAGCGGTTCTTCCCGCCGGGCGGCCCGGGGCACGTGCTGGTGACCTCGCGCAACCAGTCGTGGTCCCAGTACGGGGACGCGCTGCCGGTGGACGTGTTCCTGCGCGAGGAGTCCATCGAGCACCTCCAGCGCCGGGCCCCGGGCCTGAGCAAGGAGGACGCCGAGCAGGTGGCCGTGGCCGTGGGCGACCTGCCGCTGGCCGTCGAGCAGGCGGGCGCCTGGATCTCGGAGACCGCGACGCCGGTGTCGGTGTACCTGGAGCAGCTCGCCGAGCAGACGGCGCGGGTGCTGAGCCTGAACCAGCCGGAGGGCTACCCGCAGCCGGTCGCGGCGACGTGGAACGTGTCGATCGAGCGGCTCCAGTCCCGCTCCCCGGCCGCGGTGCGGCTGCTCCAGCTGTGCGCGTTCTTCGCGCCGGAGCCGATCTCCGCGAACCTGCTCTACAGCAAGGAGATGATCGACGCGCTCAAGCCGTACGACCCCTCGCTCCAGGAGAAGCTGGTGCTGGGCCGGGTGATCCGGGAGATCGGCCGGTTCGCGATGGCCAAGGTCGACCAGGTCGGCAACAGCATCCAGGTGCACCGGCTGGTGCAGGCGGTGATCCGGGCGCAGCTGTCGCAGGAGGAGCAGCTCGAGGCGCGGCACGCCGTGCACCGGATCCTGGCGGGGGCCCGCCCCGACGACGACGAGCCGATAGACAACCCGGAGACCTGGCCGAGGTTCAACACGATCTGGCCGCACCTGAACCCGTCCGAGGCACGGTTCTGCTCGGAGCCGGAGACCCGCCGGCTGCTGATCGACCGGGTGCGGTACCTGTGGAAGCGCGGTGACTTCAAGGCGGCGTACGCGCTGGGCGAGGAGCTGCGCGAGGCCTGGCGGGAGATGCTGGGCAGCGACGACCTCCAGTACCTGTACCTGCGGTTCCACCTGTCGAACATCCTGCGCTCCCGGGGCCGGTTCGTTGAGGCGAAGGAGCTGGACGAGGTGACGCTGGAGCGGCAGCGGGCCGCGCTGGGCCCCTCCCACCCGCACACGTACATGACCACCAGCGGTCTGGCGATGGACCTGGGCGCGCTGGGGCAGTACGGGAAGGCGATGGAGCTGGCGACGGCCGCGCACGAGGGCTTCGGGCAGATCTTCCACGAGGCGCACCCGCGCACCCTGGCGGCGGCGAACAACCTGGCGCTGAACCTGCGCATGGTCGGGCAGTACGCGCGGGCCCGGGAGATCGACCAGGAGGTCTTCGACCGGCGCACGGAGGTGCTGGGCCCGGACCACCCGTACACGCTGTCCTCGGCGCAGAACCTGGCCCGGGACCTGCGCGAGGTGGGCCGGTACGAGGACTCGGTGCAGCTGCTGAGCCGGACGTACGAGATCTACAAGCGGACGCTGGGCCGGGCCTTCCCGGGCACGCTGTCGGCGGCGAAGAACCTGGCGGTGTCGCTGCGGCGGGCCGGGGAGCTGGAGAACGCGCTGCGGCTGACGACGGCGACCCGCAACCGGTACCGGGCCAAGTACACCTCGGTCAATCCGGACCTGCTGGCCTGTGAGCTGAACCTGGCCTCGGACCTGTTCGCGACGGGTGATCCGGGCGCGGCCCGGGACCTGGCGCAGGAGGTGGTGGACGAGTACATGAAGGTGCCGGGCGAGAAGCACCCGTACACCCTGGCGGCCGTGAACAACCTGGCGGTATTCCACTGGGGCACGGGCGCCGCGGAGACGGCGGAGCCGCTGCTGCGGCAGACGATCCGCAGCATGCGGGAGGTGCTGGGCGACGACCACCCGCACACGATCTTCGCGCACCTGAACCTGGCGAACGCGCGGGCGGACCTGGGCGACCCGGACGGGGCCCTGGAGCTGGAGCGGATCGCGGTGGTGCGGCTGCGCGAGGCGCTGGGGGCGCACCATCCGGAGACCCTGGCGAGCGCGTCGAACATGGCGGTCAGCCTGGACATGGTGGGCCGCAAGGAGGAGGCGGCCCGGGTGCGGGCGGAGGCGGTGTCCGAGCTGACGCGGCTGCTCGGGGAGGACCACGGTCTGACCCGGTACGCCCGTGACGAGCGGCGGGTCCACCGGGACCTGGAGCCGCTCGCGGTGTGA